The Lutra lutra chromosome 1, mLutLut1.2, whole genome shotgun sequence genomic sequence AGGGCGGCTGCGGGCGTATGACCTCTCTTCCTTGGCTCTTGCTTTCCCCACCTTCAGGCCCAGGAGAAGTAAAATCTCCCTGTGTTGCTAGCCCCTGGGCACCTCACAGTTCAGCAAGGAAACCCCTGAAAACTTAAAAGGACCACCTGGGGGCTGCattctgtttcctgctgggaTCTTGACTATTACGATGTCCTTGAGGAAGAGAGCGTGGTATAGTTTGCAAACATATATTCAATATAAATTTGTAcggtgaaaaaaaaatacccatttttaaaataacagatcaggggcacctgggtggctcagtgggttaaagcctctgccttcagctcaggtcttgatcccagggtcctgggatggagccccacatcgggctctctcctgggcagggagcctgctccccttcctctctctgcctgcctctctgcctacttgtggtctttgtcaaataaataaataaaatcttttaaaaaataaaataacagatcaGATGAATCTCAGCCCGCAGTGATCTGTAGAAGAACACTATCGCATCTTGCAAATCAATCTGGGGGAAGCGCCtgagtaaaacaaaaaaacttccaggGAGCCTAGAGGgatggaggcttttttttttttttttttttttttacaaaataagagttttattgagaaaattcATGTATCATACaattcacctttctttctttttttttttaagattttatttatttatttgacagacagagatcacaagtaggcagagaggcaggcagagaggaagggaagcaggctccctgccgagcagagagcccgatgcggaactcgatcccaggaccctgatatcatgacctgagccgaaggcagcagcttaacccactgagccacccaggcgcccacaattCACCTTTCTAAAGTGAatcccttcatctttttttttttttttttgaagattttttatttatgtatttgagaaagagagagagagggagagatcacaagtaggcagagaggcaggcagagggggagggggaagcaggctctctgctgaggagagagcgcgatgcggcatcgatcccaggaccctgagatcatgacctgagctgaaagcagaggcttaacccactgagccacccaggcgctcctcactTCATCTTTAACGTAACTATTGAGAAGGTAAGATTTATATACACCATTTcactatttgttttccatttgtgttttgtCCTTGTTCTATTGCTCACCTCAACTTTCTTTGATGTTAAGTACTTTCTAgtgcagtgttttgttttttttttttgttttgtttttaagattttatttatttgtcagagagagagggagagagagcgagcacaggcagacagaatggcaggcagaggcagagggagaagcaggctccctgacgagtaaggagcccgatgtgggactcgatcccaggacgctgggatcatgacctgagctgaaggcagctgcttaaccaactgagccacccaggtgtccctagtgcAGTGTTTTAATGCCCTTGTTTCTTTTGCTGGATTTTAAAGTTCGTTTCTTAGCCGTTGCCCTTGGGACGACAATGAACATCGTTAACTGTTCACAGTCTAGTTTGGATCAATACTAAATGAATTTCAGTAGCATATCCAAACTCTACTCCTATatgtctcttttctctccatccttcttTGTGCTATTGTGGTCATATAAGTTACATCTTAATATCGGTACGTATTATCTTAtgcagatgtcttttatttattattttaaggatttttatgtattcatttgacagagagagacagtgatagagggaacacaagcagggggattgggaaaaggagaagcaggcttcctgctgagcagggagccaaacccCTTggcgtgatcccaggattccaggatcatgacccaacccgaaagcagacgcttaaccaactgagccacccagggtccctacAGTTGTCTTTTAAATGAGGTAGGAGGGGGTGccgggtggcgcagtgggttaagcctctgcctccggtacaggtcatgtcccagggtcctgggatccagccctgaatcagctctctgctcggctgggagcctgcttcctcctctctctctgcctgtctctccgcctacttgtgatctctttctctgtcaaataaatttaaaaaatctttaaatgaagtaggaaaaggaaattcagtcctgggatggagctccggaGCTCAATGCGGATTCTTggggttcttcctctccctctgccccttcccctgctcatgctctctctctaactctctcaaaagttaaaaacaaaaacaaaaacaaaaacaaaaaaccacttatCACTACCATATAGTAAATTGCCCAATTgaaaaaatcatgtttcttgCCTTTCGCTGCTGATTAGAATGcccatgagggcagagattttttgCCTGTGGAGTTCATTGTTGTATCTACTCTACCTACAACAACACCTGGTCAAAGGAGATGCTCAATAAGGTTTGTGGAGTGAAAAAGTGAATGTTAAAACTCTTCTAATGGCTTTCCATCCTACTCAGAATAAACGTCAAACCCCTCTCTGCACCCTACAAGGTCTTTTATGATCTACCTTATCAGTTCCCTGCCCTCATCTCCCCCTACCCTTCTTCTCACTTACCCTGCCCCAGCTACAGGGGCCTCCCCCCTGGTCCAAAATAAGCCAAGTGTATTGCTACCTCATGGCCTTTGCACCAGCTGTTTCCTCCAGGTTCTCCCAGATAGGCACATGGTTATCCCTCATCTCCTCAGGTCACTggtcaaatgtcacctcctcaaggAAGTCCTCCCTGATTCCCTTCCCGATCGTGTCACCCTGCTTTACTCCCTTCCCAGAAGGAATCTTTAACTGAAACGATCATCTGTCCCCCATGCCCGCTTGAATGGCAGAAATCCCCAGGGgccagaacagtgcttggcacacagtaggtgctcagtaaaagaGCTCAGTGTGTTCCAAAGGTCCTAGACCTTACCTGTATCACTGCTGCCTCCAGTGAGCCCCCATTCAAGCTGAAGCTCAAAGTCTTGGTTATTGTCTAGACCTTGAAGCTCAAAGTCTTGGTTATTGTCTAGACCTTGAGGGAACAGTCTTGATTATTGTCTAGTCCCTGAGGGTACAAATATCAAAGCAGGCAGGACCTGGCTAAGGGCTTCTGGACTCCCAAGTTCCCATCAGCCCCACCCCTTGAGCCAATGAAATTCCTCTCAGATTCAGGCAGGAGAAGGGGACAAAGCCACAAGGATCTTGGCTCCTTCTCACTTGACTGCTTCCCCTATCTTCCCTGGCCTCCTTGTTCCCTCGCCTCACCTAGAACATACACTTACTCCCCAGTATCTATCTGTTGTGACCTCCAAGTGTGGTGAATAAGAGTATGACCAGATGTCCCAAGTtattgctagctgtgtgaccctggagaaGTCACACATcactttgtgcctcagtttccccaactgtaaaCGGGACCCACTGGATCTCCCACCCAAGATTTTTGAGaggatcaagagaaaaaaaatctacatgaaGTACATAACAGTGGTCTGAGAGCCAGTATTCAGTGACTGTTAGTTATTTCTGGGTGCTCTTTACATATGAACAGAAAGGCTAACATGTATCTAGCACCTTCTCAGCTATTTACATGTGTTTTCTCACTTATTTATCACTCTAACCTCATGAGGTGGGTActattcctttttctgttttgtgggtGAAGAGTCagtttcagagaaattaagagaccAGACACAGTGGGTGGGGCGATGGGGCCTCCACTTCCCCCCCTGCAGTCACAAACATTCTCCCCTTTCTAGGCCCCTGGCAATTCTTGGTTCTGGAAGCTTGAGTTGCCTTGAGCTTGACCGGGTTCAATGCCCCCTTTACTTAATATGCATTGATTAAGTGTCTCCTGTGAGCTAAGCACTGGGAACCCAGCAATGTACAAAATAGATATAATTCCTGCCTTGGTGGGGCTACCATTTGAGTGGTAAGCACAGGTAATAAAACAGCGATAACACTGTCAGGTGGTGAGTAAGTGCTGGGaaactttctgtgcctcagtctcctcatctataaaatgggagaaaagcacTCCCCACCTCATGATATGCAATGGGGACGGGATTCACCAAGTGACCATCTGACCCTGTGGGAGCTATTACTCTCCCAAAATGATCATTGTTCATCATTACTACTATATTTTAAGCCCTCTGTAAGGCAGGCAGTGTAGCCCAAGGAACAGACTCAGGCCAAACCCAGCTCCACCAAAGCCACCTAAACTGACATTGAACTGTCccctccctgaacctcagtttccccataggAGACATGAAGACAGGAACACTGAGCCCCCAAGGCTGTGTAGTCAGAATGAAGTGAACACCCAATGACGGTTGTTCTCTTTAGCTCTTGACCCCTCTCGCTGGGGTTCCGGCAAATACGCAATTTTTCTAAAAGTCACCAGCCCTTGGGGTCTACCTAGATGATACCCAACAAAGTCTCGAGTTACCTCCTCGTGGGTGATGTCTGTGGACACATTGCGCCCATCACAGGCTGTGGTCCTGATGGATTTACCACGGCTCCTGGGGCAGGAGTAACCAACCAGTTGTCATTTCAAAGGAGAAGACAGAACGATCTGTGTAGTTCTTCTCCCCACGGCACTTCCACTGCAGAGAGGAGAATAATCACTTGAAAACTCCCtttcaaatatcaaaataataaaaaacaatagaaatcacGGTCACCATGGCTACTGTCTAGAGCAATCATGCTATTCTGGGGCTTGTGCCGAAAGCCTCCCTTACTCGAGCCCATCATGGCTCAGAACCCTTCATGGCTGTCATCTTACTTGGGGTAAAAGCAGAATGCCTCACTATGGCCTCCAAGGCCCAGCACGATCTGCCTACCCAGTCGCCCCTAGGCCTtcatctgcccccaccctccctcttaCTCACTCAGCTCCAGTCACACTGGTTCCCTcactctgtccccagagccctgaatagtgcccagcacacagtaggtgctcactaaagATTAGCAGAAGGGctataagaatgaatgaaacatgtTCTCCACCATCTCAAGCCTCAGCGGCCAAAACTGGGATGCCAGAAGCCCCCTACCCATCGTGGGCTGCCTCCCAAGCCTGCCCACGACCCCACAGCATTCCTGTACCCAAAACTCAGAGTTGAAACAATCCTAGAGACAGACAATGCTTTTTCCTTCCAAACTCTCCCTggccccaggagccccttctAAACTACCTGCCTCAGGAGCTTCCGATGACACAGGCAGGCAGGTCCTGCTCCTTAAACACCAAGACTCAAGAAGTAAACGCTGCCGCCTCCCACCCCAGGGGGATggttattaaaaaagagagagggggggcgcctgcgtgactcagaggattaagcctctgccttcggctcaggtcatggtctcagggtcctgggattgagccccacccgtatcaggctctctgcttggcggggagcctgcttcccccctccctctctctgcttacttgtgatctttgtctgtcaaataaataaataaaatttttaaaaagagagagagagaataacaaATGTTCGCAAAGGTGCCGAGAAACTAGTACCCTTGTGCATTGTTGATGAGAACGTGAAATGGTTCAGCTGcggtggaaaacagtatggaaatccctgaaaaaaattaaacagagaaatatcagatgacccagcaatttcattccCATATGCATTCCCCAAAGAACTGAACAGAGACTTGAAGAGATAAGTGTATGCCCATGTTCGTGCGCAATGTTCACAATAGATAAAAGGTGGGAATAACTGAAGTGTCCATCGATAGGGGAATGGATGAATCAAATGTGGTATATCTCTGTACAATGGAAGGTGATTccaccttaaaaaggaaggagattctgACCCATGCTTacaacctggaggacattatgctcagtgagataagccaatcacaaaaggacaaatattgcagGATTCCATTCCATGAGATCCCCAGCGGAGTGACATTCACAGGgacaggaagtagaatggtgAGTCGGAGGTGGTGGAGGGTGGTGATGGTCGCATAACCACATGAATGTACTTGATATCCCTGAACTGGACTCTTAAAGATGGTTAAGAATGCcagtttatggggcgcctgggtggctcagtgggttaaagcctctgcctttggctcaggtcatgatctcagggtcctgggattgagccccacatcaggatctctgctcagcagggaagcctgcttcccttcctctctctctgcctccctctctgcctgcttgtgatctctgtcaaataaataaataatcttaaaaaaaaaaaaagaatgccagttTATGTGAGGGGTCTTGTACCATGATAACACACCCAGGATGTGGATGGAGCTCACCTTCTCCGTGACCAAGTCCCATTCTGTGGAACAGTCATCTGGCTCATCGTAACCTCTGTAATTCTTCCTCAGGGTCGCGAAGATGTGCTCCAAGGCCATTTCTTGAACCTCATAGATGAAACTGGAAGTGATGGGCCCACAAAACAGCAAGGTGCCCCCTGTGGGGAGGTTTCCTGGGGACAGAGCAGGTGGGTGGGGTTccccttctgctttctttcttttaagactttatttatttcagagagagagaaagagagagaatgggtcgggcgaggggcagagcgagaaggatcagcagactccccaatgtggggctcgaacctgggagcctgagatcatgacctgagcccaaggcagatgcttaaccacttaaccaactgagccacccaggtgccctcccttctgctttcttttacttctttcacaatccccccctcccgcccccagctATGAGTCTGCACTGGAGGAGGACAAATTCTGGCTGCCATCACCCCCgagagagggacagggggaaGAGCGTGGGTCTCGAGCTCCGTGCATCTGGTCGTACCCACCACAAACTTGAATCATCTGCTCTTCTGAATCACCCACATGCctgctccgcccccccccccatttggcTGGAATGCAATTAAAGATTTGAAGATCATCTTTAGCAACTGAATCAATCACTGCACAAAAGGGGCAAATttcatgttctattttttaaatcaaggtctaaattaaaaagttttctgGATGAGGTAAATAGTCACATGTGTTCCAAATCCACAAAGCACAGAGGGGTAGACGACAGAAAGTCTCCCTCCCACCTTTTTCTCCCAGCCAACGAGTTCCTCCCACTCCACTACGGGGACGGTGACTGTTTCCTGTGTCCCCAAAGAGATATTCGATGTGTGTCAAAGCAAAGCGTAGTCTCATTATCCTTCTCCCTGCTTTATCCTATTCTCGTGGTTCCGTGTCTGGCTGATGTTAGCAAGACTAGCAGTGGCTCCTGGTGCCAGTGGGATTTGTCATTTCTGGGCACATGGGTCTGGCTTCCcgctgccagcagccaagggctCCCTGTGGCCTCTCAGCCCACGTAGGCCCTCAAGCAACACTGATGGGCGATGAATCAGTACTGCAGCTCACTCGCCAGTAGAGTGGGAAAACAGCCCCCTGTTCAGTGCTGCTCCcagatgccccctccccccacagggcTGAGCCCACCTGCCTGCAGGGGCGTCCTTTATGGGCAGcgttcccttccctgcctcacttCCCCCCTGTCCCTCCAGGTCCCTCTTGGGATCCCCTCTCAAATAATCCAAGAACGTCAGTATAAATGAACCACCCTTCTACTGATGCTTACAATCTCCTGCCTATCCTGGTATATATGTCCTTCTGGGCCCCAGCGAGCAAATCCTTGGATGATTTCTAGGGATGGGATAGCTGGGTCAAAGCATCCGTGCTTTGTCATTTTGGCGGGTTTGGCTCAACAGCCCTCTGCTTCTGACACCTTTCAAAACCCCAGCACCTTTCACAGCTTTGCCCAGTGCTTCGCCACCAAGCGCCAGGGAGATGGTGAATGAAATTAACTCGGCCCGTTTCCTGGACCCCTTGAGGGGACGGTGGAGGGTTTTGGTTCTTCGTCCCATGTCTGGAGACCCAATCTCCGGCCCCAGGGACCCATGGGCCAGGTATCACCCCGTGGATGGCTTCTGGGGGGAGGTGCAGTGCTTCTATCGACTGGATTTCTTTCTAATGTGGGGTGGGAACAGCGGCCAATGTGGAACAATGTGGAATAGGGCAAGGACCACAGCGACAACTATGATGTCAACAATGAGAATGGTAACCATGGACAGGAGACACTGGAAGACacagaggggctggaggaggctggaaACCTGCTCAGCCAGTGTCCCTGCAGGGGTGGGgactgtccctcccccaaccccaggcctTGCAGCCTCTTCTGTTTGTAAGAACTCAGCACCTGGTGGGATGTGGAGCTGCTTTCTTTCATGGGGCGTTTTCCTGCATGTCGTGCAGGATGCTGGCACTGAGGTGTTCTTGGAGCCACTAGCTGGAGCTCCATTTCATGTCCTGCATTTTCTGGGCACCAGGGAGACCCTAGGAGGGGACCTCCAGGTCAGTAAAGGCTCTGCGCATTGACAGCCGGCACCCGTGGTGATACAGGAGGGTCGGTGGAAAGGACAGAATGGacacaggaggaggggaggagaagcaggcgaGAACTCTtgcaaatggggggggggtgctgtaGGGAAGATGCTGGGTGAGAGGTCGGTGGCTGCAGGGTTGGTGGGGAGGCGGAAGGAACTTATGTTTGCTGGCCTATGTTTCAGACAAAATTCATAAGCCCCATGGTAAAAGATGAGAAAGACAGCCAGCAGAGGGGATGTCTTGAAGTCACCCATCAACCTGCTGCTcagtctgggcctcagtttccccatagaTACAATGTGAGCATGGGACCAGCTCAAGGGGCAtcagtaagttctggagatcgtCTGGAGGCCAGATGGGGGCAAAGCAGGTCAGCTCCTGGCTCTCCTTTCATCTAGTtgattatgattattaaaatctctttgctggggcacctgggtggctcagtgggttaaagcttctgcctttggctcgggtcatgatcccagggtcctgggatcgagccctgcatcgggctctctgctcagcagagagcctccttcctcctctctctctgtctgcctccctgcctacttgtgatctctctgtcaaataaataaaaataaactcttaaaaaaaaatctctttgctaATTGAGGCTCTGAGTTGCCAGACCATCCCATGGCTGGGCTTATCTAGTCCTGATATGGAAAGGCAGGAACACGCTGTGGATACACACCTGGCGATGCCAGGGCCCACAAGGACAAACATGGATGCAGGGCTTAGCAGTT encodes the following:
- the TSPAN16 gene encoding LOW QUALITY PROTEIN: tetraspanin-16 (The sequence of the model RefSeq protein was modified relative to this genomic sequence to represent the inferred CDS: deleted 1 base in 1 codon): MDETHTLYSSLKRLLSFFNGFRVMSGVILIGLGIYVKFREAVLAKVLGLSSAYLLNTGCLRLAVGCLTVLLGFVGWYGATRENRGTLLFCLLSMVTILIVDIIVVAVVLALFHIVQEMALEHIFATLRKNYRGYDEPDDCSTEWDLVTEKWKCRGEKNYTDRSVFSFEMTTGGYSCPRSRGKSIRTTACDGRNVSTDITHEEDCSLKV